The Streptomyces sp. NBC_01197 genome window below encodes:
- a CDS encoding DUF4442 domain-containing protein, producing the protein MSAGELLAATVPMARTLNLDFIETTPERAVVRLPDQADFHNHVGGPHAGAMFTLAESASGAIVIAAFGEQMTRAVPLAVRAEIDYKKLAMGDVTATATLGRPVADVVAELDAGERPEFPVHIALRRADEAVTGEMTVVWTLRPNS; encoded by the coding sequence ATGTCCGCAGGCGAACTGCTCGCCGCCACCGTGCCCATGGCGAGGACCCTCAACCTCGACTTCATCGAGACGACGCCGGAGCGGGCCGTCGTCCGGCTGCCGGACCAGGCCGACTTCCACAACCACGTCGGGGGCCCGCACGCGGGCGCGATGTTCACCCTCGCGGAGTCGGCGAGCGGCGCGATCGTCATCGCGGCGTTCGGCGAGCAGATGACGCGTGCCGTGCCGCTCGCGGTGCGCGCCGAGATCGACTACAAGAAGCTCGCCATGGGCGATGTCACCGCGACCGCCACACTGGGCCGCCCGGTGGCTGATGTGGTGGCGGAGCTGGACGCCGGGGAGCGCCCCGAGTTCCCGGTCCACATCGCGCTCCGGCGCGCGGACGAGGCGGTCACCGGTGAGATGACGGTGGTCTGGACCCTGCGTCCGAACTCCTGA
- a CDS encoding DedA family protein: MHIQAWLETIPAISIYLLVAVVIGVESLGIPLPGEIVLVSAALLASQQGHIDPLVLGVCASAGAIVGDSIGYAIGRKGGRPLIAWLGRKFPGHFSGANIAMAERSFEKWGMWAVFFGRFVALLRIFAGPLAGVLHMPYWKFLTANALGGILWAGGTTAAVYYVGVVAESWFKNFSYAGLAVAAVIGVASMLIIKNRAKKAHAKAQAAAETPESVPAD; encoded by the coding sequence TTGCACATCCAGGCGTGGCTGGAGACGATTCCGGCGATAAGTATCTATCTGCTGGTCGCGGTGGTCATCGGGGTCGAGAGCCTCGGAATTCCGCTGCCGGGCGAGATCGTCCTGGTCAGCGCCGCCCTGCTGGCCTCCCAGCAGGGCCATATCGACCCGCTCGTACTGGGCGTCTGCGCCTCGGCGGGCGCGATCGTCGGCGACTCGATCGGGTACGCCATCGGGCGCAAGGGCGGACGCCCGCTGATCGCCTGGCTCGGCCGAAAATTCCCCGGACACTTCAGCGGGGCCAACATCGCCATGGCGGAGCGGTCCTTCGAGAAGTGGGGGATGTGGGCGGTCTTCTTCGGCCGTTTCGTCGCCCTGCTCCGGATCTTCGCCGGGCCGCTGGCCGGCGTACTGCACATGCCGTACTGGAAGTTCCTCACGGCCAACGCACTCGGCGGCATCCTGTGGGCCGGCGGCACGACCGCCGCCGTCTACTACGTGGGCGTCGTCGCCGAGTCGTGGTTCAAGAACTTCTCGTACGCGGGCCTGGCCGTGGCCGCCGTGATCGGCGTGGCCTCGATGCTCATCATCAAGAACCGGGCGAAGAAGGCGCACGCCAAGGCCCAGGCGGCTGCCGAGACGCCGGAATCCGTACCCGCCGACTGA